Proteins co-encoded in one Chrysemys picta bellii isolate R12L10 chromosome 13, ASM1138683v2, whole genome shotgun sequence genomic window:
- the SRSF6 gene encoding serine/arginine-rich splicing factor 6 has protein sequence MPRVYIGRLSYHVREKDIQRFFSGYGRLLEVDLKNGYGFVEFEDSRDADDAVYELNGKDLCGERVIVEHARGPRRDRDGYSYSSRSGGGGGGGYSSRRQSGRDKYGPPVRTEYRLIVENLSSRCSWQDLKDFMRQAGEVTYADAHKERTNEGVIEFRSYSDMKRALDKLDGTEINGRKIRLVEDKPRTSHRRSYSGSRSRSRSRRRSRSRSRRSSRSRSRSASKSRSRSKSRSRSKDRSRSRSKSRKSRSKSKSKPKSDRGSRSRSKEKSEKSRSRSRSMSRSPKENGKGEAKSKSRSRSRSRSKSPQQQPPAKARSESPPKRAASRSRSRSRSKSRSRSRSSSRD, from the exons ATGCCGCGCGTCTACATCGGGCGCCTCAGCTACCACGTCCGGGAGAAGGACATCCAGCGCTTCTTTAGCGGCTATGGCCGCCTGCTCGAGGTCGATCTCAAGAACGG CTACGGGTTCGTGGAGTTCGAGGACTCCCGCGACGCCGACGATGCCGTTTACGAGCTGAACGGCAAAGACCTGTGCGGGGAGCGGGTGATAGTGGAGCACGCCCGGGGCCCCCGCCGGGACAGGGACGGGTACAGCTACAGCAGCCGCA gtgggggtggtggaggcggTGGATATAGCAGTCGGAGACAATCAGGAAGAGATAAATATGGACCACCTGTTCGTACAGAATACAGACTGATTGTTGAAAACCTTTCCAGTCGTTGTAGTTGGCAGGATTTGAAA GATTTCATGAGGCAAGCTGGTGAGGTAACCTATGCTGATGCTCACAAAGAACGCACAAATGAAGGGGTAATTGAATTCCGGTCTTACTCTGACATGAAGCGTGCTCTGGACAAATTGGATGGCACAGAGATAAATGGCAGGAAAATCAGGCTGGTTGAAGACAAGCCACGGACAAGCCATAGGCGATCTTACTCTGGCAGCAGGTCAAG GTCACGATCTAGAAGAAGGTCACGAAGCAGAAGTCGTAGGAGTAGCCGCAGCAGATCCCGTAGTGCCTCAAAAAGCCGCTCGCG ATCTAAATCCAGGTCACGAAGCAAAGATCGTTCACGTTCCAGATCTAAAAGCAGGAAGTCTAGATCAAAGAGCAAATCTAAACCCAAGTCTGACCGGGGCTCCCGCAGCAGATCCAAGGAGAAATCTGAGAAGTCTCGCAGCAGGTCTAGGTCCATGTCTCGCTCTCCCAAAGAGAATGGTAAAGGAGAGGCTAAGTCTAAATCCAGGTCAAGGAGTAGGTCTCGTTCCAAATCACCACAGCAGCAACCACCTGCCAAGGCTCGCTCTGAGTCACCGCCCAAAAGAGCTGCATCAAGGTCCCGCTCCAGGTCTCGCTCAAAATCTCGCTCACGGTCAAGATCTAGTTCAAGAGATTAA